The genomic segment TTCAGCCGGAAGCCCCCCGCCAGCGCGGCGTCCGCCGCGGCCTGGATGGTTGGCCCGTCCATCACCGGGTCGGAGTAGGGCACGCCCACCTCGACCAGGTCGGCACCGCCGTCGACGATCGCCGAGAGCAGGTCCTTCGAGCCGTCCACGGTCGGGTAGCCCGCGGGCAGGTAGCCGATCAACGCGGCCCGGTCCTCCGCCTTGGCCCGGCGGAAGACCTCGTCGAGCTCGCTCACGACAGCTCCTCCTCGGGCACCAGGCCGAAGAACTTCGCCGCGGTGTCCATGTCCTTGTCGCCGCGACCGGAGAGGTTCACCACGATCAGCCCGTCCGGGCCGAGTTCCTGGCCGAGCTTCATCGCCCCGGCCAGCGCGTGCGCCGACTCGACGGCCGGGATGATGCCCTCGGTCCGCGACAGCAGCTTCATCGCTTCCATGGCCTCGGCGTCGGTCACCGCGCGGTACTCGGCCCGCCCGGTGTCCTTGAGCCACGAGTGCTCCGGGCCGACGCCCGGGTAGTCCAGCCCGGCGGAGATCGAGTAGGCCTCGGTGGTCTGGCCGTCCTCGTCCTGCAGCAGGTAGGACAGCGCGCCGTGCAGCATGCCGGGGGTGCCCTCGGTCAGCGTCGCGCCGTGCTCACCGCTGTCCAGGCCCTTGCCGCCCGGCTCCAGGCCGACCAGCCGGACCTCGGGGTCGTCGATGAAGCCGTGGAAGATGCCGATGGCGTTCGACCCGCCGCCGACGCACGCCGCGACCGCGTCCGGCAGGCGACCCGCCTGCTCGAGGATCTGGCGGCGGGCCTCCTCGCCGATGATCTTGTGGAAGTTGCGCACCATCACCGGGAACGGGTGCCCGCCCGCGGCCGTGCCGAGCAGGTAGTGGGTGGTGTCGACGTTGCTCACCCAGTCGCGCAGGGCCTCGTTGATCGCGTCCTTCAGCGTGCGCGACCCGGTCTTGACCGGGATCACCTCGGCGCCGAGGAGCTTCATCCTGGCCACGTTCAGCGCCTGGCGCTGGGTGTCCACCTCGCCCATGTAGACCACGCAGTCGAGGTCCAGCAGCGCGCAGGCGGTGGCCGTGGCCACGCCGTGCTGCCCGGCCCCGGTCTCCGCGATCACCCGCTTCTTGCCCATGCGCCGGGTCAGCAGCGCCTGGCCGAGCACGTTGTTGATCTTGTGCGAACCGGTGTGGTTGAGGTCCTCGCGCTTGAGGAAGACCCGCGCCCCGCCCGCGTGCTCGGCGAAGCGCGGTGCCTCGGTGAGCAGCGACGGGCGACCGGCGTAGTCCCGCAGCAGCCGGGCGAACTCGCCGGTGAACTCCGGGTCGAGCCGGGCCTTGTCGTACTCGGCGGACAGCTCGTCCATCGCGGCGATCAGGGCCTCCGGCATGAACCGGCCGCCGTACGGGCCGAAGTGGCCCTTGGCGTCCGGGTCGTGCTCGGTCCGCTCGTGCTGCCTGGTCGGTTCCTCGGTCATCGACTGGGCCTCGGGCACGCGGGGTGCGAACCGGCCGTGACCAGCTTCACCAGCGCCGCCTTGGGGTCGTCGGAGGCGACCAGGCCCTCGCCGACCAGCACCGCGTCCGCGCCCTGGCCCGCGTAGGACATCAGGTCACCCGGACCGCGCACGCCGGACTCGGCGACCTTGTAGACGTCCATCGGCAGGCCGGGGGCGAGCCTGCTGAACACGTCCCGGTCCACCTCGAGGGTGTGCAGGTTGCGCGCGTTCACGCCGATCACCGACGCCCCGGCTTCGAGCGCGCGGTCGGCCTCCTCGGCGTTGTGGATCTCCACCAGCGCCGTCATGCCGAGCGACTCGACCCGGTCCAGCAGGGCGACCAGCGCGTTCTGCTCGAGCGCGGCCACGATCAGCAGCACCATGTCCGCGCCGTGCAGGCGCGCCTCGTGCACCTGGTACGGGCTGACCACGAAGTCCTTGCGCAGGATGGGGATGTCCACCGCCGCGCGCACCGCGTCGAGGTCGTCCAGCGAGCCGCCGAAGCGCCGCTGTTCGGTCAGCACGCTGATCACCCGCGCGCCGGCTTCGGCGTAGTCCTTGGCCAGTGCCGCGGGGTCCGCGATCGACGCCAGATCACCCTTGGACGGGCTGCGCCGCTTGACCTCGGCGATCACGCCGATGCCCGATTCCCGCAGGGCGGCCATCACGTCGCGCGGAGGCGCGACCTGGGCGGCCCGGCGCTTCAGTTCGTCGAAGGGGAGCTCCGCCTCGCGGGTGGCGAGGTCGGCACGGACGCCTTCGACGATGTCTTCGAGCACAGTCACCGGACGGCCCCGCCTACCGGTGTGCGCACCGCTGTCTTGGGTAGACCACGCCTCGCAAGTTCGCTCACAAAAACCTTCCCCTTCCCGCCGGAAAGATGCTAACCCGCGCGGTTTAACCGGCCGGTCCCGGGTCCATCGTCGGTTTGTCAACCCTCATCGACCGGTCGTGGGATCCCGGCCGTCGGACAACGCGTCCCAGAGCTCTGTATCGGCGTCGCGGGCGGGACGTTTCCCACCCGGTGCGGAGTACTTGGCGCCCAGGCGCGGCAACCGGCCCGCCTCACGCACGCCGAGCCCGCCACCGGCCAGCACCAGCAGGCCGCCGAGCACGGCCAGGCCCCACCCGGTGAAGCGCGGCCCGCCACCGAGGTTCAGCAGCACGACCAGGCACGCGGCCAGGCCGGTGCCCGCGAGCACCAGCGCCACCACCCGGCGGGCCCAGCCCGAGGTGGCGACCAGCCCGGCCACCCCGGCGGCCACCAGCACGGCCAGCGGCACCAGCGCGGGCAGGTGGTCCGCCCCGGTCACCACCTGCGGTGGCACCCCGGGCAGGTCGGAGCGGGGGCGTTCGAACCAGGTCAGCCGCGAGGCGCCCCACAGCGCCGGCGCGCCCAGCCCGAGCAGCACCACGATCGTCCACAGAGGACGCTTGTCGCCGGAGTCAGACACCAGCGGGGTCACCCGCTTCCTCGATCACCCCGGCCGGTGCCAGGGTCTGCGCGGCGGCCACCGCCGACAGCACGGTCCGGGCCTTGTTCAGCGATTCGTTGTCCTCGTAGCCGGGGTCGGAGTCCGCCACCACCCCGCCACCTGCCTGCACGTACGCCAGCCCATCGCGCACCAGCGCGGTGCGGATGGCGATGGCGGTGTCGGCGTCGCCCCCGAAGTCGAGGTAGCCGACCACTCCCCCGTACAACGCCCGCCGGGTCGGCTCCAATTCCTCGATCAGCTCCATCGCGCGGACTTTCGGCGCGCCGGAAAGCGTCCCGGCCGGGAAACAGGCGGTCACGGCGTCGAAGGCGGTCTTGCCTTCGGCCAGTTCGCCGGTGACGGTGGACACGATGTGCATCACGTGGCTGTAGCGCTCGATGGTGAAGAAGTCGACCACCCGCACGGTGCCCGCCTTGCACACCTTGCCCAGGTCGTTGCGGCCGAGGTCGACCAGCATCAGGTGCTCGGCGCGCTCCTTCTCGTCGGCGAGGAGGTCCTTGGCCAGCTGCGCGTCCTCTTCGGGGTCGGCGCCACGCCACCGGGTGCCCGCGATCGGGTGAGTGGTCGCCCGACCGTCACGCACGGTCACCAGCGACTCCGGGCTGGAGCCGACGATGTCGAAGCCCTCCATCCGCAGCAGGTACATGTACGGGCTCGGGTTGGAGGTGCGCAGGACGCGGTAGATGTCGAGGGCGTCGGCGCCGGTCTCGATCTCGAACCGCTGCGAGGGCACCACCTGGAACGCCTCACCGGCCTTGATCGCCTCGACCGCTTTCGCCACGGCCTGGTGGAAGTCCGCCTTGCTGCGGCGGCGGGTGAACCGCGGCGCCGGGCGGTCGAACACCGCGTTGGTGGCCGGGGCGTGCACGGCGAGCTGGTCGGTCATCCGCTGGAGCCGGGCGAGCGCGTCGTCGTAGGCCGCGTCGACCCGCTCGGGCGAGTCGTCCCAGTTCACCGCGTTGGCGATCAGCGTGACCGTGCCCTCGTGGTGGTCCAGCGCGGCGAGGTCGGTGGCCAGCAGCATGGTCAGCTCGGGGATCTTGAGGTCGTCCTCGGCCAGTTCGGGCAGCTTCTCCAGCCAGCGGACCGCGTCGTAGCCGATGTAGCCGACCAGGCCGCCGGTCAGCGGGGGCAGGCCGGGCAGCGGTTCGGTGTGCAGCGCCTCCAGCGTGGCGCGCAGCACGGTCAGCGGGTCGCCGTCGGAGGGCAGGCCGACCGGTGGCGTGCCGGTCCAGACGGCCTCGCCGTCGCGCACGGTCAGCGCCGCCGGGCTGTTCACCCCGACGAACGACCAGCGCGACCAGGAGGCGCCGTTCTCCGCCGACTCGAACAGGAAGGTGCCCGGCCGGTCGGCGGCGAGCTTGCGGTACACCCCGACCGGGGTCTCGCCGTCGGCGAGCAGGCGGCGGACGACCGGGACGACCCGGCGCGACTCGGCGAGGGCCCGGAACTCCTCCCGGCTGGGGCTGACCGCGCCGAGGCCGGTGGCGACGGCGGAAGCGGCGGTGTCGGTGCGCGAGCTGACCATGCGCCTCATTGTGCCGTCGCGCCCCCGGCCGCGTGGGTATACCCGTGGGTACCGGCGCGCGGTCCACCCGCGTGTACAATTCATTGAGCGTTGAACTATTACCGGCAGACCCGGCACGGAGAGGCATGATGGCGCCATGACGACCCCGAAACCGGCGGCCGCCAAGCGCCGGGGCCGCCGCCCCGCCGGCGAGGACACCCGTGAAGCGATGCTCACCGCGGCCCGCGACCTGTTCGGCGAACTGGGCTACGAGGGCGCCACCGTCCGCGCCATCGCCCAGCGCGCCGGGGTGGACGCGGCCATGGTGAACCACTGGTTCGGCGGCAAGCAGGGACTGTTCGCCCAAGCTGTGCTCCAGTTGCCGTTCGACCCGGTCCAGCTCTTCTCCCAGGTCTTCGAGGAAGGCCCGGTGGAGGAGCTCGGCGAGCGGATCGTGCGCACCTTCATCACCCGCTGGGACGAAAGCGGCGGCGGCGCCTTCGCCGCCCTGATCCGAAGCGTGGCCGGACACGAACAAGTCGCCGGAGCGCTGCGGCACCTGTTCCTGGAGAACATCTTCGTCAGACTGGCCGACCGGGTCAGCTCCGACCGCCTCCAGTTCCGCGCGGTGCTGTGCGCCTCGCAGGTGGTCGGCATGGGCATGGTGCGGTACGTGGCGAAGTTCGAACCGATGGCCTCAGCGGACCGCGAAGAGATCATCGCCGCCATCGCCCCCACCCTGCAGCGGTACCTCACCGGCGACCTGGACTAGCAGCCCCCTCCTCCTCCGATGTCACGAATGTGGCTTTCGGGACGCCCGACGTCTCGAAAGCCACATTCGTGACACTCGCCCTCCCGCCTCCCCGCCGCAGTGCCGTGAATGTGGCTTTCACGGCACATTCCGCCGTGAAAGCCACATTCACGGCGCCCAAGGCGCCCCACCACCCCCATCACAACTCGCGCCCGGGGCACCCAACAGAAGCCCGCCCAGATCCCCCACCCCACCCCGGTCCACAGCCAAGAACACGGCGAAGGCCTCCATGTCAAGGCATCTTTCCCGCCTTGACATGGAGGCCTTCGCCGTAGTCACACTAAAAAACCGGGGCGGGCCCCAGCCCCTACAAAGACCGATGAAGAGCCACAACCATCCCCCAAATCCGCCCCGCCACCTCACCAGCCGACCCAGGCACCCGCCCGTGCAACCACCCCGCCACAACCCCGGTAAAAGTCGCCGCCACCGCACTCGCGATCGCCTCGTCCCCCGGCTGAACAGCCCGCTTCCGCCGTTCGACCAGCGCCCGGTCCCGCAGCTCACCGTGCAGCGCCTCACCCAGCGGCCCACCGCCACCCGGCCCGATCAGCCCCCGGTACACGTTCGCGTGCTGCGAAATCGAGCCGAGCAACCCGGTCAGGACCGCCGGCGGGTCATCCGAGGCATGCAGCGCGTCGACCGCGTCGCGCACCAGTTCCGCGCTCGCACCCACAGCCAGCGCGGAAAGGTCCTCGTAGTGCAGGTAGAACGTGCCGCGCGAGACGCGCGCGAGGCGGGTCACCTCCGCCACGCTCACCTCGCCGAGCGGGCGGTCCGCACAGGCCTCGAACAGGGCCTCGTGCAGCCGGGCGCGGGTACGGGCGACGCGGGGGTCGGCGCTCACCCGGTCACCCCGCGATGAGTACCGCCACCAGCGCCAGCGCACCGGGCAGCGCCTGCACGAACAGGATGCGCCGGTTCGCCGTGACCGTCCCGTAGAGCCCGGCGACGATCACGCACACCAGCCCGAACACCTGGAACTGGAACCCCATCGGGTCCGCGGCGATCAACCCCCAGACCAACGCAGCGGCGAGGAAGCCGTTGTACAGCCCCTGGTTCGCCGCGAGCGACGCGGTCTGCGAGGCGAACTCCGGGGTGAGGCCGAACGCCTTGCGCCCGCGCGGCCCCTTCCAGAGGAACATCTCCAGCACCAGGATGTAGCCGTGGATCAGGGCGACCAGCCCGACCAGCACCTCCGCCACCACTCGCATGACCGCGCCGCCTTCCGCACAGAGTTTCTGAACACCTGTACATTAGCACTGGTCAGAGCAGGCGGCGGGCGTCGGTGTCGAAGCAGGTCCGGGTGCCGGTGTGGCAGGCGGGTCCCTCCTGGACCACCCGCACCAGCAGGGTGTCGGCGTCGCAGTCGTGGCGGACCTCCCGCACGTGCTGCACGTGCCCGGAGGTCTCCCCCTTGACCCACAACTTCCCGCGGCTGCGGGAGAAGTACGTACCGCGGCGGGTGGTCAGCGTCAGTTCCAGCGCCTCGGCGTTCATCCAGGCGACCATCAGCACGTCGTTGCTCTCGTGGTCGACCACCACCGCGCAGACGAGCCCGTCGTCGTTGAACTTGATGCGTTCGGCAACGTTCACGCCTTCGCGCTCCCCACGTGACGCAGCACCGGGCGGCTGCTCAGCAGCACCCCGGCGTAGATGTAGCCCGCCGCGGCGAGCCCGAAGAAGATCCGCAGCCACCACAGCGTCCCTGCCAGCATGCCGAACGCGTGCTGCAGGGCCATGATCCCGACCACGGCGTACCCGATGTACCGCGAAAACCGCCCGTACCGCGGGAACCGGTCCGGCGCGGCGAGCCCGCCCGCCACGATCGCGCCGAGGAGCAGGCTGGTCACCGGCACGAACAGCACCCGGACGGTGGAACCCGGCGCGGACAGCAGCACCAGCGACAGCACGATGTGCACCAGCGCGATGCCGACCAGCAGCCCGGTGATCACCTTCACCTCGAGCGCGGCCTGCCACCGGCTCATCGGACCTCCACCCCGCCGGCCCGCAGCGCGTCCTTGACCTCACCGATCTTCAACTGTCCGAAGTGGAACACGCTGGCGGCGAGCACCGCGTCCGCCCCGGTCTCCACCGCGGGCAGGAAGTGCTCCAGCGCACCGGCCCCGCCGCTGGCGATCACCGGCACCCGGACCGCCTTGCGCACCAGCGCGATCAGTTCGAGGTCGAAGCCGACCTTGGTGCCGTCGGCGTCCATCGAGTTGAGCAGGATCTCGCCGACCCCGAGCTCCTCGCCCCTGGCCGCCCACTCCACCGCGTCGATCCCGGTGCCCTTGCGGCCGCCGTGCGTGGTCACCTCGAAGCCGGAGGCGGTTTCCGGCGTCCGGCGCGCGTCGACCGAGAGCACCACGCACTGCGAGCCGAACCGGCGCGACGCCTCGTGCAGGAACTCGGGCCGGGCGAT from the Amycolatopsis magusensis genome contains:
- the trpB gene encoding tryptophan synthase subunit beta, whose translation is MTEEPTRQHERTEHDPDAKGHFGPYGGRFMPEALIAAMDELSAEYDKARLDPEFTGEFARLLRDYAGRPSLLTEAPRFAEHAGGARVFLKREDLNHTGSHKINNVLGQALLTRRMGKKRVIAETGAGQHGVATATACALLDLDCVVYMGEVDTQRQALNVARMKLLGAEVIPVKTGSRTLKDAINEALRDWVSNVDTTHYLLGTAAGGHPFPVMVRNFHKIIGEEARRQILEQAGRLPDAVAACVGGGSNAIGIFHGFIDDPEVRLVGLEPGGKGLDSGEHGATLTEGTPGMLHGALSYLLQDEDGQTTEAYSISAGLDYPGVGPEHSWLKDTGRAEYRAVTDAEAMEAMKLLSRTEGIIPAVESAHALAGAMKLGQELGPDGLIVVNLSGRGDKDMDTAAKFFGLVPEEELS
- the trpC gene encoding indole-3-glycerol phosphate synthase TrpC, whose translation is MTVLEDIVEGVRADLATREAELPFDELKRRAAQVAPPRDVMAALRESGIGVIAEVKRRSPSKGDLASIADPAALAKDYAEAGARVISVLTEQRRFGGSLDDLDAVRAAVDIPILRKDFVVSPYQVHEARLHGADMVLLIVAALEQNALVALLDRVESLGMTALVEIHNAEEADRALEAGASVIGVNARNLHTLEVDRDVFSRLAPGLPMDVYKVAESGVRGPGDLMSYAGQGADAVLVGEGLVASDDPKAALVKLVTAGSHPACPRPSR
- a CDS encoding Trp biosynthesis-associated membrane protein — protein: MSDSGDKRPLWTIVVLLGLGAPALWGASRLTWFERPRSDLPGVPPQVVTGADHLPALVPLAVLVAAGVAGLVATSGWARRVVALVLAGTGLAACLVVLLNLGGGPRFTGWGLAVLGGLLVLAGGGLGVREAGRLPRLGAKYSAPGGKRPARDADTELWDALSDGRDPTTGR
- a CDS encoding anthranilate synthase component I; the protein is MVSSRTDTAASAVATGLGAVSPSREEFRALAESRRVVPVVRRLLADGETPVGVYRKLAADRPGTFLFESAENGASWSRWSFVGVNSPAALTVRDGEAVWTGTPPVGLPSDGDPLTVLRATLEALHTEPLPGLPPLTGGLVGYIGYDAVRWLEKLPELAEDDLKIPELTMLLATDLAALDHHEGTVTLIANAVNWDDSPERVDAAYDDALARLQRMTDQLAVHAPATNAVFDRPAPRFTRRRSKADFHQAVAKAVEAIKAGEAFQVVPSQRFEIETGADALDIYRVLRTSNPSPYMYLLRMEGFDIVGSSPESLVTVRDGRATTHPIAGTRWRGADPEEDAQLAKDLLADEKERAEHLMLVDLGRNDLGKVCKAGTVRVVDFFTIERYSHVMHIVSTVTGELAEGKTAFDAVTACFPAGTLSGAPKVRAMELIEELEPTRRALYGGVVGYLDFGGDADTAIAIRTALVRDGLAYVQAGGGVVADSDPGYEDNESLNKARTVLSAVAAAQTLAPAGVIEEAGDPAGV
- a CDS encoding TetR/AcrR family transcriptional regulator, producing the protein MTTPKPAAAKRRGRRPAGEDTREAMLTAARDLFGELGYEGATVRAIAQRAGVDAAMVNHWFGGKQGLFAQAVLQLPFDPVQLFSQVFEEGPVEELGERIVRTFITRWDESGGGAFAALIRSVAGHEQVAGALRHLFLENIFVRLADRVSSDRLQFRAVLCASQVVGMGMVRYVAKFEPMASADREEIIAAIAPTLQRYLTGDLD
- a CDS encoding TetR/AcrR family transcriptional regulator, which gives rise to MSADPRVARTRARLHEALFEACADRPLGEVSVAEVTRLARVSRGTFYLHYEDLSALAVGASAELVRDAVDALHASDDPPAVLTGLLGSISQHANVYRGLIGPGGGGPLGEALHGELRDRALVERRKRAVQPGDEAIASAVAATFTGVVAGWLHGRVPGSAGEVAGRIWGMVVALHRSL
- a CDS encoding DUF1304 domain-containing protein produces the protein MRVVAEVLVGLVALIHGYILVLEMFLWKGPRGRKAFGLTPEFASQTASLAANQGLYNGFLAAALVWGLIAADPMGFQFQVFGLVCVIVAGLYGTVTANRRILFVQALPGALALVAVLIAG
- the hisI gene encoding phosphoribosyl-AMP cyclohydrolase, whose translation is MNVAERIKFNDDGLVCAVVVDHESNDVLMVAWMNAEALELTLTTRRGTYFSRSRGKLWVKGETSGHVQHVREVRHDCDADTLLVRVVQEGPACHTGTRTCFDTDARRLL
- the hisF gene encoding imidazole glycerol phosphate synthase subunit HisF — translated: MSVAVRVIPCLDVDAGRVVKGVNFADLRDAGDPVELARRYDAEGADELTFLDVTASSGDRETTFDVVRRTAEQVFIPLTVGGGVRTNDDVNKLLRSGADKVSINTAAIARPEFLHEASRRFGSQCVVLSVDARRTPETASGFEVTTHGGRKGTGIDAVEWAARGEELGVGEILLNSMDADGTKVGFDLELIALVRKAVRVPVIASGGAGALEHFLPAVETGADAVLAASVFHFGQLKIGEVKDALRAGGVEVR